The Oncorhynchus gorbuscha isolate QuinsamMale2020 ecotype Even-year linkage group LG06, OgorEven_v1.0, whole genome shotgun sequence sequence gagcattttgtattattctgtacgtaaatatgagacactccatttagtataatagtaaatgctctgagaccagattGTGGTAAAATGAATTATATGAGAAATGTCGGTGGAAACACTTTTATGcccaaatattgatataataaccatattgacgtaaacttggagtcacagaATGacaatgttgtgtggtcctcccaatATGACTCGTCGGGAAAGTTTATTAAACTACAGATaaaataaatgatgatgaactTCAGTGTGGTGGAAGTGCAAGGTAATGAGCTTGATTGCTTCTTTCCAAATTAATactgagggtcttattctggtgacatgattatTGATacttggctgccatttgacaaataaaatgtactttttttgGTACATAACGCATAGCCTTTTATCTACAACAAGtaaatttgatggaaacatctctggtgggaaaattagcatattgtttttatgcagatttcaGAAATGTCCcatgaaaatctgttgccaattggatggaaaaaGACCTACTGAttaatattttattaactctCTTCGACAGTAGACCTACACAGCTGTGGCGTGGATGACTTTTCTGTCAAACCCGTAACCAAAACAATCTCAGGCTGTATAGGTTGATTCTGTAGGCCTACACATTTAACTTAGAACAGAAAATATTAGACTATTATATTGAGTTTGACCTGAGTTAAAGCCCACTAAAATATGTCTAACACACAACACTCACTAGCGTCCTAAACTCACAAAATAAAAGTATTCTAATCTCAAAAATTCAGTCAACAGAAACAAATGAACAGATCTCTGATAAATGCAATATTCTACATCCAATTATAGCCTTGTCATAGCGGGAATAGCCTACTAACCTTTGACCTACAAATCCCAATTGTTGAAAATGACACAGGAATGCAGATGGGAGACGCAATCCTTCCATAGCCTATTCAAAGTTGATTTTGAATTGGTCAAGCAGGCTATAGCCTACCTTTAGTCTAAATCAATGTTGATCAAAACAGTTAAATAGGATAGATTGTAATGTTGCTCAGTAAAAGAATAGGCCTACAGAATATTAGGTTACAGACAAAAGTTAACTATTTGCAGCATGCTTGCAGTCAGGCACGCTATCACATAAAAAAAAATCCTACTGAAATATTTGGTCAACAGAAATAaggcaaacatttctgaaaacctcAATGTTCTACATCTAACTACTGGGATGTCATCATGTAAATGCTAAGCTGTAGAGCACAAATAAATTATTTTAGATACAACTGAAAATGCACAGTTAAAGTTTACTGTCAGACAAGTAAAAACTATTTCGCTGGCTTGCGAGGCAATAAAATTGCATTTTATGCGATACAGACCCAACCCCATTTGGATCTAATTCTCTCTCAGCTCAGACATGATTTGGGTCAGATCTGGTCCACCTtggatataaaataaataattttaaaGACCTGATCCAGTTGGGGTCAGGTATGAATTTAGTTTGATTATatacatttttgtattttctaAATGATATTGTTCTCTATCTTTCTCGCCCCCTTTCTCTCTTACTCTTAattaaattcaaagggctttattggcatgggaaacatatgtttacatcaCACATACACAAGAGAGAGAttctatgtacagactcagtgagcatagccttgataTTGAGAGAGGTCAACATAGccgacctggctctcaagagaagaaaacttgatgattagttgattgtttgaatcagctgtgtaataCTAGGGCAACATTGGGGTCCCAAAGAACAAGTTTTGGAAACCACGATGTATCCTCCCCCAATATTCGTACTACAACTATCTGCACATTGCTAAAACACCATACATTGCtgataataaaacaaatatttcccatgccaataaagcctctttgaattgagagagagagagcttgtttCCTATGGTAATGACGGAAAAAACGGCGAGTCAGGTAAAACGCCACAACCTGTCCTCATTATTTAAATTAGCCGACGTCATGAAACGGACTGTTCTTAGAAATCAAAGTATTTGTCAACAACAGCTGTCAGTATCGGATACAGTATTACGTTTGATAAATTCAATGGTTTAAGTGTTCTCACAGGTGATATCGAATTTGTTAAGGAATTACACACACCATTGCTCACCAATCCGTATCAGTGCTTGTTTGGTGAACAAGATCTCATTGGAGTTAATCTCAACTGGTTGGGCGAGCCACACCCGTGGAAAGAAAAGGACCCTTCTATCGCTCAGGTGTTTACTCCATCTTGGTGCTTTGTGCTGGACGGTCACAACGTTTACTAAGGACATTTAATTTGTTCTCAAGGTTTCTACCATGACGATTTGGATTGCACTTCTTCTTGCGACTTTCGCAGTGGGTGCCTCAGCTCAATGTAAGTTGATTTAATTTAGGCATTTTAACAAGGGAAATGTTTATTAacatattatttttttttatgagAAGACATACATTTACAAATGTTTAAGAAAGTAGCCATACTCTCTAGCCAATTTTGATAGTTGGTGGCAGTCGGTTCCAAAAATTGATAGCTAACaaactttattttttttgtattgGTCTCTGCGTTTCGCTGCCTAGCCCTAGACAGCCAGCCCAAATCAAGAATTTCGGTTTGATAAACCAATTGTTTATGGCCAAAATATTACAATGACGTTGCATGTTACACAattgtatgtatttattttatacattgtacatAGTTATACTCCGAGACTAGTTTCGGTGCGTTAAAGAGTTTGGGGGTCGGGAGGTATTGTTCTTTGTAACCAACGCCCAGTTCAAGCTCTCTAACGTTACCTGTAGGCCTACACCCGCCATGGGAATTCCTTTTGGGACTTGTTTTAACTGCTTCCGCTCTAATAAACATGTCTATTTGTTACATCACCTGTGGTTGGCCTCATGGTCGTCTGATTAGTCAGGCTGTAATACACCatttaatttgtgtgtgtgtgtgtgtgtgtgtgtgtgtgtgtgtgtgtgtgtgtgtgtatacagcctAAAACGAATGCTTGCAAAGTAGTGTAAATGTTCCGGACTTTACCTCGATGCTGAACCATAACCGCTACCTACCGGGTCTCTAAAAAGTCGGGTAAACAACTTTAGTGTGGATATTTTGTCTCATATCTGGCAGATGTTGGGCAAACCGCACAAATAACCAACTCctacttttttaaatgtaaaaacaacATTCTGGCTTAAAGAAATGTGCATGACTTTGCAAGTATTACTTTCAGGCTGAATCAATTGTGTATTTCAGACTAGCCTCATGTATACTTTGTCTTCCACAGGCAAATGTGAAAGTATGAAGTGGGCTACATGCGATGGCACCCCTTGCCAGTGTAGCATTATGGTTGACACTGGTATAACACAAAACCTGGACTGCTCTACATGCAAGTACCCCTCTCATTACTATGTCAAGCAACATTAATCTCACTTGGGAAACTTTTTTATTATTTCCTGTTATAAATATTACAACAagcctacatttaaaaaaaagggggggggtggGTAGAAACTGTTTTTCCGGAACTGGTGACGTATTCTCATCCAGTGTTATTTTGCTCATGAATGATTCTTATGGTCTCTTATCCCCCTGTTAGTGATCCCCAAATGCTACCTGATGAAGGCAGAGATGTACCGTGCTAAGAACAACCTGTCCACTCGTACTGGAGGAAAGCCAGTCGAGACCGCCTTTGTGGACAATGATGGTATCTATGACCCTATCTGTGAGGCCACTGGTGCCTTCCATGCCAAACAGTGCAACAACACTGAGGAGTGTTGGTGTGTCAACAGTGCTGGTGTGCGCAGAACCGACAAGGGAGACAAGAACCTCAagtgtgagaagcttgtggagaCCTAGTAAGTTTATATCATGTGCAtttagtagaggtcgaccgattatgatttttcaacaccgataccgattattggaggaccaaaaaagccgttACCGACTAATCAGCcgatataaaaaaataataattaaaataaaattgtaatgataattacaacaatactgaatgaacacttattttaacttaatataatgcatcaataaaattttagtctcaaataaataatgacttgttcaatttagtttaaataatgcaaataaGTGTAAGCGAAGAAAGTAAaagttccttttaacatgagtcttcaatattcccaggtaagaagttttaggttgtagttattataggactatttccccctataccatttgtatttttatacaataaatttaatgctagctagcaacttaccttggcttactgcattcgcgtaacaagcAGTCTGTTTGTGGAGTGCATTGAGAGGCAgatggttatagcgttggactagttaactgtaaggttgcgaGATTGGatccctcgagctgacaaggtgaatctgtctttctgcccctgaacgaggcagttaacccaccgttcctaggccgtcattgataaatagaatgttcttaactgacttgcctagttaagaaAAGGTAAGTGATAGGCTGAATCTAAATTCTGTTGACTAGGCAATTGTACTGGGTATTGAAATCTaaccccgtccctctctcctccagttgGGTTCGCCTGGAGCTCAAGCACAAGGAAGTGAGCAAAGCCGTGGACACTTCTAAGTTGCAGGCGTAAGTATTTGTCTGTTTCATGGTATTCGTGTCAACTTTACATTTCACAAGTGCTATAATATTAACACGTGCATGAAACTACTCACTGAACTTTGTCCTCCTGCAGTGCCATTGCAAATGCCATGGAGACCCGTTACAGCTTTGACAAGACCCTTGTGAAGGAGGTGCAGTATGACCCCGATGCTCGCATCATCATCGTTGATGTCCAGAAGGTGAAGGGAGACCGCAAAGCCGACCTATCGCGTATGGCCTACTACATGGAGAAAGACGTAAGTCatgacctctcccctccctttgcTGTTTCACTTCAGTGACGCATATCATGGTCTCTCTTGGCATATGTCTTCTGATCTCAGTTAAATAAAACAATCAATAAAATCAAAACTCAGATTATTGAACTTCTGAATTCCATGTTATCACCAGGTCAAGGTGCTGCCCCTGTTCGCGAACCAAGAAAAGTTTGCACCCAGTGTGGACGGTCAGAAGCTGGAGATGGAGAACATCTTGGTGTACTATGTGGACGAGGAGGCCCCCACCTTCACCATGAAGAGGCTGACCGGGGGCATTATCGCAGTCATCGTGGTGGTCATCCTGGCTGTGGTCGCCGGACTGCTGGTCCTTTTCTTTGCGAGGAAGCGAGAGCAGAAGTACAGCAAGGCAGAGGTGAGTGGTCCAACATGTTCCTCTGATAACTAGGTTAAAGAAGCATTTGAAACACTGCGGGTATAAGCTGTTCCTGTTGTGGTCATGGGTTTATGTAATATAGTAAGGACATTCTCCTAATTTTAAAACCATACTGGCATATTGAAAAACCAATTGCCCCGTGATGCCTAATGTTTTGTTTGGTTGCTTTCCCTTTCAGCCCAGAGAGATGGAGGCCCTGTAGACAACCCTTCACCAGTCGGTTCTACGCTGGAATATTAACAGCTTGTATATAGCCCTTTAACAAAACATTGTTTGCAATTGTCCTGTTTTTAATATTGTTACTTGAGGGATGCCGTTTGTAAAGGACTGGTCTTTTTATTTGGCACTGTTACTACCACAAGCAtgtttgtatataaactgttgtcaTTTAAATCCTCATGTCTGTAAAATGGCAAAGCTACAGTGCTTCAGAAACACAGGATACATGTCCAGGTTGATTTAAATGAATTGTTTTTATTAAATGAAGTATGAATGCTGCAGACTGTACAGTTTCATATGCATTGTCTATTAATAAAGTGTTTTAAACTATATCCTTTGCTTTGCCTTACAATTTTGTTACGATCAATTTATTTGCCTCAAGAATGACACTGGTTCTTAGACTGAGTTTTAATGTTCAGCATTAGAGCCTTAAGGTGGCTCAATGGAAAATTACTGTGCAGTCAAACTAATGGGGGAGGGGAACAAAGTCATGCCAACTAATGAGGAATATACTCAAACCAAGTCTAAACTGTTAACATGGTCACCCCTAAACTAGTTTATGGCTAGTATTGGTCTTGAGTGATACGTATCCATGTATTGTAACTTTATTTGGTCACAAACATTTAGCAGacgtagctaaatgcttgtgttagctccaacagtgcaggtaaACAAGTTACTTCTCTCCATGACATGCCTAGTTACACAACTCTTGACTTGATCCCAGATGAGCTCGGGTAGGGTGGAAACCAACCACAATGTATGCTTCCGAACCGGTTTAACACTCAAACCAATGTACTCCATTTGGATATGCTGGTGAAAAGACCAGGGTGTGTTCACCTCTGGTCACATGTTCAGTATCTGCGACGCTAGTGTTCATGGGATCATGTTTAGGAGGCTTTCTAAAGTACTTCAGGTAGATGAATTACAGATGAGTTATGACCTTGAATGAAAGATCTCACTGAGCATGTCCATGTGAACTAAAATTACATTTTGAGAATTCATGTTCATGTCAGTCGACTGAGAAGGGCCTGCGTGTAGATACTATGACTCAACCTCTGCTCTGAAACCATTTGGCATTACGTCAAACCTGTTTGTCAAGTTGAGGTCCTCATAATACTCTAGTCTACATAGAGCTGTTAAGAGGTGGCAGCCATCTCAGGATGGTAACCTGTATATAAGGCCTTCTAGTGTTAGAAAGTTAAGTCAAAATACGAGGTTTATAGCACATCAGTGGAATTCTGTAGCGAGACTGGTTAATAGTTTATATATCAGCAGTTATAGAGAGATTATTAGCCATATTGTCAGGTTGAGATTCACCTTTTTAAACCGTATTGTATTTGAAAAGGTACCAGACAGGCGGTCATTACAGCATTAACACCAGAAGCTATCAATTGATAACCTGTCCCAGCTTGCTCACATTGTTTGGTTCTGGTCATTTTTACAAGTAGGTAGCATTTTGGGATAAGTCTTTGTCAGTGTTACATTATCGGACACCTTACTGTAAAGTCACTCATACATTAATGACAAAGAACTTTCTTACTGGAGTTTCTATTTTTTCATTAAATAAGAACCAAAATACACATACAAAAATAGCTTTATCAAGGAATAAATAATAGGCATTTTCAATAGTCAATACCAATTGCTTTGCCCATGTTTCCCTTTCAAACACTTCCTTTTATCTCATTGTTTCCCCCCTCTCATAAGCAACACAAAGTGCCTCTAACTAGTTTAGACAGGTTTGGGTGTTGTATGTCCCCTTTCCCCCTACTCCTCCGTACCTGGAATGAGGGTGTGCCAGTTCCCGGCAGGCCCTATTAAGCTCCACAGCATCAATCACAGAACAGCCTATCAAGGGAAGTTAAAgtgccttttggtcctagacttggagctccggtaccgattgccgtgcggtagcagagagaacagtctatgacttgggtgactggagtctatgAAAATTGTTTGGGCCTTCCTGACACCGCCTTgtgtataggtcctggatggtaggaagcttgatCCCAGCAGTTTCCATACTAAGTGGAGATGTAACTGGTCAGAATGCTCGCGATGGTGCATTATAAGCTTGCATTTTGGAATGACATACATCAAGAACTCACATAGGAAACAAGCAGTTCAAAATGGATTCAGGTTCTAATAAATTATCATACTGATCTAGAAATATGCTTTCCAGTTATTCAAAATTGAATAAATGGGTCATGCTTTGGTTTAAATTCCTGTCCTCTGAGGGAACATGTCAACTGTCACACCTTCCCAAACTCTTCCTACTTCCACTGTAACACCTCTGTTTTACTTTCTTAGATGTCTCTTTGCCCTCACAGGCCCACAACTCTTGTGAGACAGCAAACATGCTTTTCAATCACTGTCCAATATTATTCCATCAATCCATTCTCTCAAACACCACCAACAGCCTCTTTGTGGCACTCCAGTCTCCTTTCAACTCATTTAACACCTGATTTGCGTAACACTATTTCACTCAAATCATTTTTACTTTTTAGTTTGTGTActttactgtatatatatgtggAATATCGttttaaaaagttttttttttttagtcgCTGGAGAATTTCTTTAAGAGAGAAAAAAGGTTCTATGTTCCTATTTCTTAATCTTGGCTAATCTGAAAGAATAAGTGAAAACAACATGGTGGCCATTGGTCACCTACCAGTAATCTAGTAGGTTGAGTTTCGGACCATTTCAGTTTCACCACACTACACCTCACTCAGTAACCCAGAGGGCGGGACCATATCGTAACATACCAACTACTCTGTTCATAAAGCATAGCCTTTCTCAATGCTGTACTGTACCACTTCCACAGTACTGTGCATCACTCACTTCCATTGCATACTTTCCGATGTCTCCACAAACTAGCCACTTACACCACTAACCTTTCCTTaatctatgtactgtacatacaacTAACTACCATAAAGTAAGCCTCTTCATCTATCCAACTGTAAGGCCAGTTTG is a genomic window containing:
- the LOC124037193 gene encoding tumor-associated calcium signal transducer 2-like, with protein sequence MTIWIALLLATFAVGASAQCKCESMKWATCDGTPCQCSIMVDTGITQNLDCSTLIPKCYLMKAEMYRAKNNLSTRTGGKPVETAFVDNDGIYDPICEATGAFHAKQCNNTEECWCVNSAGVRRTDKGDKNLKCEKLVETYWVRLELKHKEVSKAVDTSKLQAAIANAMETRYSFDKTLVKEVQYDPDARIIIVDVQKVKGDRKADLSRMAYYMEKDVKVLPLFANQEKFAPSVDGQKLEMENILVYYVDEEAPTFTMKRLTGGIIAVIVVVILAVVAGLLVLFFARKREQKYSKAEPREMEAL